A DNA window from Fragaria vesca subsp. vesca linkage group LG3, FraVesHawaii_1.0, whole genome shotgun sequence contains the following coding sequences:
- the LOC101291031 gene encoding uncharacterized protein LOC101291031, translating into MGRKAGSIYINPKKFGAFHKPCMKEMVTFLSCLALNSNCDEKCVRQKELLSTCMDSQSNKNKSMGSINYHLQRLSRGRK; encoded by the exons ATGGGTCGCAAAGCAGGTTCGATATACATTAATCCAAAGAAATTCGGTGCTTTTCACAAACCTTGCATGAAGGAAATGGTAACATTTCTCAGTTGCTTGGCTCTTAACAGCAACTGTGACGAGAAGTGTGTAAGGCAGAAGGAGCTTTTGAGTACCTGCATGGATTCTCAG AGCAACAAAAACAAATCAATGGGAAGCATTAATTACCACTTGCAGAGGCTGAGCAGGGGAAGGAAGTAG
- the LOC101291320 gene encoding pentatricopeptide repeat-containing protein At4g18975, chloroplastic-like gives MNFGSSICCQSGINQIKPTEAALSRTVGLSNSRTALSLKSSSFLCVRNSLRYVVGLNMFDLKCCQKQSRQTVMASKAMEKKIIKKAGRNEHHLWKKKDSAGSGQKALNLIRIVSDLPNEKEAIFGALDKWTAWETEFPLIAAAKALRILRRTCQWRRVIQVAKWMLSKGQGATMATYDTLLLAFDMDNRLDEAESLWNMILHTHTRSISKRLFSRMISLYDHHEMKTKIIEVFADMEELSVRPDEDTVRRVARAFQEFGQEDKSKLVLRRYGCKWKYIHFKGERVKVRTNAWVEDDILTN, from the exons ATGAACTTTGGAAGCTCCATTTGTTGCCAGTCAGGAATTAATCAG ATCAAGCCAACTGAAGCTGCTTTGTCACGCACGGTCGGCTTGTCAAATTCCAGAACTGCTCTCTCGCTGAAG TCTTCCTCATTTCTCTGCGTAAGGAATTCTTTACGTTATGTTGTGGGTTTAAACATGTTCGATCTGAAGTGCTGCCAGAAGCAAAGTAGACAAACTGTAATGGCTTCAAAAGCAATGGAGAA GAAAATAATCAAGAAGGCGGGAAGGAATGAGCACCACTTATGGAAGAAAAAAGACTCAGCTGGGTCTGGACAAAAGGCACTCAATCTTATTAGAATT GTATCTGATCTTCCCAATGAGAAAGAGGCTATTTTTGGAGCATTGGATAAATGGACAGCTTGGGAGACAGAGTTCCCACTGATTGCAGCAGCTAAGGCTTTGAGAATTCTAAGGAGGACTTGTCAGTGGAGGCGTGTAATTCAA GTGGCAAAGTGGATGCTAAGCAAAGGTCAAGGAGCAACAATGGCAACATATGACACCCTTCTACTGGCATTTGATATGGATAATAGGCTAGATGAGGCTGAATCACTTTGGAACATGATTCTGCATACACATACACGCTCTATCTCAAAGCGGCTATTTTCTAGGATGATCTCTTTGTATGATCATCATGAAATGAAAACTAAGATAATAGAG GTATTCGCAGATATGGAGGAGTTGAGTGTAAGACCAGATGAAGATACTGTCAGGAGAGTGGCACGTGCATTTCAGGAGTTTGGTCAAGAAGACAAGAGCAAACTTGTTTTGAGAAGATATGGGTGTAAATGGAAGTACATTCACTTCAAGGGTGAAAGGGTTAAAGTGAGAACTAATGCATGGGTTGAAGATGACATCCTAACCAATTGA